A portion of the Thunnus maccoyii chromosome 20, fThuMac1.1, whole genome shotgun sequence genome contains these proteins:
- the adam11 gene encoding disintegrin and metalloproteinase domain-containing protein 11 isoform X3, with protein sequence MLAVRCLLFAAVCARCVVTGLREWESLKGRQTPAEEVVQPKRLLQQIHSPEELLHSHLDTRVKNSTAGLQPIHLARSSFLVKAFGTSFILDLELNHNLLSTDYVERHFDEDGQPSQNMGGEHCYYHGRVRGRPGSLVALSTCHGLQGMFSDGNFSYGIEPVGSGEEQNDHIVYRLPDIDFFPRSCPGCSVNSTEPEGQTDGHGEEDGELEEDMEAQAGDDWSEEEKPVFTEGLRRSKRQVRRGQRTVQTETKYIELMVVNDHELFVQLRRSTTVTKNFAKAVVNMADAIYKEQLNTRIVLVAMETWSSENRVSVGDDALLTLRDFMKYRKESIKERCDTVHLFSGRTFMSSRSEAAYVGGICSLTRGGGINEFGSVGPMAITLCQSLGQNIGMLRNKERPAAGDCRCPDPWLGCIMEDTGYYLPRKFSRCSIDEYLRFLQQGGGSCLFNKPSKLLDPPECGNGYVELGEECDCGSLVECARSGANCCKKCTLTHNAMCSNGLCCRDCKYELRGVTCRDAVNDCDIAETCMGDSSQCPHNVHKLDGYMCDAGQGRCYGGRCKTRDGQCRTLWGYNSADRFCYEKLNSEGTDKGNCGPDSSGQGWIQCNKQDVLCGLLLCTNLTAKPRFGELQGKVTSLTIYHQNRYLDCRGGHAVLDDGLDLGYVEDGTPCGPNMMCLEHRCLPITTFNLSICPGSSPSRICSHHGTCSNEVKCICDPDYTGKDCSVFDPIPIPTPPEGPEKYRGPSGTNIIIGSVAGAILVAAIVLGGTGWGFKNIRRGRSSGV encoded by the exons ATGCTCGCTGTGAGATGCCTGCTGTTCGCTGCAGTGTGTGCACGGTGCGTCGTGACAG gtcTGAGGGAATGGGAGAGTCTGAAAGGAAGGCAGACGCCTGCTGAAGAGGTTGTTCAGCCTAAGAGGCTCCTGCAGCAGATCCACTCCCCGGAGGAGCTGCTCCACAGCCACCTGGACACCCgggtcaaaaactccacagcgGGACTGCAG CCCATCCATCTGGCCCGGAGCAGCTTCTTGGTGAAGGCCTTTGGCACATCTTTCATCCTTGACCTGGAACTCAACCA cAATCTCCTGTCTACAGACTATGTGGAGCGTCACTTTGACGAGGACGGGCAGCCGTCCCAGAATATG GGAGGAGAGCACTGCTACTACCATGGACGAGTGCGGGGGCGGCCTGGCTCCTTGGTCGCTCTATCCACCTGCCACGGCCTGCA GGGGATGTTTTCTGACGGGAACTTCTCCTATGGGATTGAACCCGTTGGCAGTGGAGAG GAGCAGAATGACCACATTGTGTATCGTCTGCCTGACATTGACTTCTTCCCACGTTCCTGTCCAG GATGCTCTGTGAACAGCACAGAGCCTGAGGGGCAGACAGATGGCCACGGTGAAGAAGACGGTGAGCTGGAGGAGGACATGGAGGCTCAGGCTGGAGACGACTGGTCTGAGGAGGAGAAACCCGTCTTTACAGAAGGCCTGAGACGCTCAAAAAGACAA GTGCGGCGAGGCCAGCGCACTGTGCAGACTGAGACCAAGTACATCGAGCTGATGGTGGTAAATGACCATGAACTG TTTGTCCAGCTCCGTCGCTCAACCACTGTGACAAAGAACTTTGCCAAAGCTGTGGTGAACATGGCCGATGCG ATCTACAAGGAGCAGCTCAACACGCGCATCGTCCTGGTGGCCATGGAAACCTGGTCGTCTGAAAACAGGGTCTCCGTGGGCGATGATGCCTTGCTCACCCTGCGCGACTTCATGAAGTACAGGAAGGAGAGCATCAAGGAACGCTGCGACACCGTGCACCTCTTCTC TGGGAGGACGTTCATGAGCAGCCGCAGCGAAGCAGCGTACGTCGGGGGCATCTGTTCTCTTACCAGAGGTGGTGGCATCAATGAG TTTGGTAGTGTGGGCCCCATGGCCATCACATTATGTCAGAGCCTTGGCCAGAACATCGGCATGCTGAGGAACAAGGAGCGACCAGCTGCAg GAGACTGCAGGTGTCCAGACCCCTGGTTGGGCTGCATCATGGAGGATACAGG CTACTACCTGCCCAGGAAGTTCTCTCGTTGCAGTATAGACGAGTACCTTCGTTTCCTACAACAGGGAGGAGGCAGCTGCCTCTTTAACAAGCCCAGCAAG CTGCTAGACCCGCCAGAATGCGGCAATGGATATGTGGAGCTGGGAGAGGAATGTGACTGTGGCTCTCTAGTG GAGTGTGCGCGGAGTGGAGCCAACTGCTGTAAGAAGTGCACTCTTACCCATAATGCCATGTGCAGCAACGGGCTCTGCTGCAGGGACTGCAAG TACGAGCTGAGAGGGGTGACGTGCCGCGATGCTGTGAATGACTGCGACATTGCTGAAACCTGCATGGGAGACTCAAGCCAG TGTCCTCATAATGTCCACAAACTGGATGGCTACATGTGCGATGCTGGCCAG GGTCGTTGTTACGGAGGTCGCTGTAAGACCAGAGATGGCCAGTGCAGGACTCTGTGGGGCTACA ACTCAGCGGACAGATTCTGCTACGAAAAGCTCAACTCTGAGGGCACAGACAAAGGAAACTGTGGTCCGGACTCCAGTGGACAGGGATGGATCCAGTGCAACAAACA AGACGTTCTGTGTGGTTTACTGCTGTGCACCAACCTGACAGCCAAGCCGAGGTTTGGCGAACTGCAGGGAAAAGTCACCAGTTTGACCATCTACCATCAGAACAGATACCTGGACTGCAG AGGTGGTCATGCAGTGCTGGATGATGGCTTGGACCTCGGCTATGTTGAGGACGGGACGCCATGTGGACCAAACATGATGTGTCTGGAGCACCGCTGCCTCCCCATCACCACCTTCAACCTCAGCATCTGCCCGGGCTCCTCGCCCTCACGCATCTGCTCCCACCACGGA ACTTGCAGTAACGAGGTGAAATGTATCTGTGATCCAGACTACACTGGGAAGGACTGTAGTGTGTTTGACCCCATCCCCATCCCTACTCCACCAGAGGGACCAGAGAAATACAGAG GTCCCAGTGGTACCAATATCATAATAGGTTCGGTTGCTGGTGCAATTCTGGTGGCAGCGATAGTCCTGGGGGGAACTGGCTGGGGATTTAA AAACATCCGAAGAGGAAG aTCTTCGGGAGTTTGA
- the adam11 gene encoding disintegrin and metalloproteinase domain-containing protein 11 isoform X4, producing MRMLWLTDNQGGEHCYYHGRVRGRPGSLVALSTCHGLQGMFSDGNFSYGIEPVGSGEEQNDHIVYRLPDIDFFPRSCPGCSVNSTEPEGQTDGHGEEDGELEEDMEAQAGDDWSEEEKPVFTEGLRRSKRQVRRGQRTVQTETKYIELMVVNDHELFVQLRRSTTVTKNFAKAVVNMADAIYKEQLNTRIVLVAMETWSSENRVSVGDDALLTLRDFMKYRKESIKERCDTVHLFSGRTFMSSRSEAAYVGGICSLTRGGGINEFGSVGPMAITLCQSLGQNIGMLRNKERPAAGDCRCPDPWLGCIMEDTGYYLPRKFSRCSIDEYLRFLQQGGGSCLFNKPSKLLDPPECGNGYVELGEECDCGSLVECARSGANCCKKCTLTHNAMCSNGLCCRDCKYELRGVTCRDAVNDCDIAETCMGDSSQCPHNVHKLDGYMCDAGQGRCYGGRCKTRDGQCRTLWGYNSADRFCYEKLNSEGTDKGNCGPDSSGQGWIQCNKQDVLCGLLLCTNLTAKPRFGELQGKVTSLTIYHQNRYLDCRGGHAVLDDGLDLGYVEDGTPCGPNMMCLEHRCLPITTFNLSICPGSSPSRICSHHGTCSNEVKCICDPDYTGKDCSVFDPIPIPTPPEGPEKYRETSEEEDLREFEPYLPAVLSSLHCVPSALRRQNKRCLPVALQMVTSPQTFPVFLF from the exons ATGAGGATGCTGTGGTTGACAGACAACCAG GGAGGAGAGCACTGCTACTACCATGGACGAGTGCGGGGGCGGCCTGGCTCCTTGGTCGCTCTATCCACCTGCCACGGCCTGCA GGGGATGTTTTCTGACGGGAACTTCTCCTATGGGATTGAACCCGTTGGCAGTGGAGAG GAGCAGAATGACCACATTGTGTATCGTCTGCCTGACATTGACTTCTTCCCACGTTCCTGTCCAG GATGCTCTGTGAACAGCACAGAGCCTGAGGGGCAGACAGATGGCCACGGTGAAGAAGACGGTGAGCTGGAGGAGGACATGGAGGCTCAGGCTGGAGACGACTGGTCTGAGGAGGAGAAACCCGTCTTTACAGAAGGCCTGAGACGCTCAAAAAGACAA GTGCGGCGAGGCCAGCGCACTGTGCAGACTGAGACCAAGTACATCGAGCTGATGGTGGTAAATGACCATGAACTG TTTGTCCAGCTCCGTCGCTCAACCACTGTGACAAAGAACTTTGCCAAAGCTGTGGTGAACATGGCCGATGCG ATCTACAAGGAGCAGCTCAACACGCGCATCGTCCTGGTGGCCATGGAAACCTGGTCGTCTGAAAACAGGGTCTCCGTGGGCGATGATGCCTTGCTCACCCTGCGCGACTTCATGAAGTACAGGAAGGAGAGCATCAAGGAACGCTGCGACACCGTGCACCTCTTCTC TGGGAGGACGTTCATGAGCAGCCGCAGCGAAGCAGCGTACGTCGGGGGCATCTGTTCTCTTACCAGAGGTGGTGGCATCAATGAG TTTGGTAGTGTGGGCCCCATGGCCATCACATTATGTCAGAGCCTTGGCCAGAACATCGGCATGCTGAGGAACAAGGAGCGACCAGCTGCAg GAGACTGCAGGTGTCCAGACCCCTGGTTGGGCTGCATCATGGAGGATACAGG CTACTACCTGCCCAGGAAGTTCTCTCGTTGCAGTATAGACGAGTACCTTCGTTTCCTACAACAGGGAGGAGGCAGCTGCCTCTTTAACAAGCCCAGCAAG CTGCTAGACCCGCCAGAATGCGGCAATGGATATGTGGAGCTGGGAGAGGAATGTGACTGTGGCTCTCTAGTG GAGTGTGCGCGGAGTGGAGCCAACTGCTGTAAGAAGTGCACTCTTACCCATAATGCCATGTGCAGCAACGGGCTCTGCTGCAGGGACTGCAAG TACGAGCTGAGAGGGGTGACGTGCCGCGATGCTGTGAATGACTGCGACATTGCTGAAACCTGCATGGGAGACTCAAGCCAG TGTCCTCATAATGTCCACAAACTGGATGGCTACATGTGCGATGCTGGCCAG GGTCGTTGTTACGGAGGTCGCTGTAAGACCAGAGATGGCCAGTGCAGGACTCTGTGGGGCTACA ACTCAGCGGACAGATTCTGCTACGAAAAGCTCAACTCTGAGGGCACAGACAAAGGAAACTGTGGTCCGGACTCCAGTGGACAGGGATGGATCCAGTGCAACAAACA AGACGTTCTGTGTGGTTTACTGCTGTGCACCAACCTGACAGCCAAGCCGAGGTTTGGCGAACTGCAGGGAAAAGTCACCAGTTTGACCATCTACCATCAGAACAGATACCTGGACTGCAG AGGTGGTCATGCAGTGCTGGATGATGGCTTGGACCTCGGCTATGTTGAGGACGGGACGCCATGTGGACCAAACATGATGTGTCTGGAGCACCGCTGCCTCCCCATCACCACCTTCAACCTCAGCATCTGCCCGGGCTCCTCGCCCTCACGCATCTGCTCCCACCACGGA ACTTGCAGTAACGAGGTGAAATGTATCTGTGATCCAGACTACACTGGGAAGGACTGTAGTGTGTTTGACCCCATCCCCATCCCTACTCCACCAGAGGGACCAGAGAAATACAGAG AAACATCCGAAGAGGAAG aTCTTCGGGAGTTTGAGCCGTATCTCCCTGCTGTCCTGTCTTCCTTACACTGTGTCCCGTCAGCTCTgaggagacaaaacaaaagatgtCTTCCAGTTGCTCTGCAAATGGTTACGAGCCCTCagacttttcctgtttttcttttctga
- the adam11 gene encoding disintegrin and metalloproteinase domain-containing protein 11 isoform X1 — translation MLAVRCLLFAAVCARCVVTGLREWESLKGRQTPAEEVVQPKRLLQQIHSPEELLHSHLDTRVKNSTAGLQPIHLARSSFLVKAFGTSFILDLELNHNLLSTDYVERHFDEDGQPSQNMGGEHCYYHGRVRGRPGSLVALSTCHGLQGMFSDGNFSYGIEPVGSGEEQNDHIVYRLPDIDFFPRSCPGCSVNSTEPEGQTDGHGEEDGELEEDMEAQAGDDWSEEEKPVFTEGLRRSKRQVRRGQRTVQTETKYIELMVVNDHELFVQLRRSTTVTKNFAKAVVNMADAIYKEQLNTRIVLVAMETWSSENRVSVGDDALLTLRDFMKYRKESIKERCDTVHLFSGRTFMSSRSEAAYVGGICSLTRGGGINEFGSVGPMAITLCQSLGQNIGMLRNKERPAAGDCRCPDPWLGCIMEDTGYYLPRKFSRCSIDEYLRFLQQGGGSCLFNKPSKLLDPPECGNGYVELGEECDCGSLVECARSGANCCKKCTLTHNAMCSNGLCCRDCKYELRGVTCRDAVNDCDIAETCMGDSSQCPHNVHKLDGYMCDAGQGRCYGGRCKTRDGQCRTLWGYNSADRFCYEKLNSEGTDKGNCGPDSSGQGWIQCNKQDVLCGLLLCTNLTAKPRFGELQGKVTSLTIYHQNRYLDCRGGHAVLDDGLDLGYVEDGTPCGPNMMCLEHRCLPITTFNLSICPGSSPSRICSHHGTCSNEVKCICDPDYTGKDCSVFDPIPIPTPPEGPEKYRETSEEEDLREFEPYLPAVLSSLHCVPSALRRQNKRCLPVALQMVTSPQTFPVFLF, via the exons ATGCTCGCTGTGAGATGCCTGCTGTTCGCTGCAGTGTGTGCACGGTGCGTCGTGACAG gtcTGAGGGAATGGGAGAGTCTGAAAGGAAGGCAGACGCCTGCTGAAGAGGTTGTTCAGCCTAAGAGGCTCCTGCAGCAGATCCACTCCCCGGAGGAGCTGCTCCACAGCCACCTGGACACCCgggtcaaaaactccacagcgGGACTGCAG CCCATCCATCTGGCCCGGAGCAGCTTCTTGGTGAAGGCCTTTGGCACATCTTTCATCCTTGACCTGGAACTCAACCA cAATCTCCTGTCTACAGACTATGTGGAGCGTCACTTTGACGAGGACGGGCAGCCGTCCCAGAATATG GGAGGAGAGCACTGCTACTACCATGGACGAGTGCGGGGGCGGCCTGGCTCCTTGGTCGCTCTATCCACCTGCCACGGCCTGCA GGGGATGTTTTCTGACGGGAACTTCTCCTATGGGATTGAACCCGTTGGCAGTGGAGAG GAGCAGAATGACCACATTGTGTATCGTCTGCCTGACATTGACTTCTTCCCACGTTCCTGTCCAG GATGCTCTGTGAACAGCACAGAGCCTGAGGGGCAGACAGATGGCCACGGTGAAGAAGACGGTGAGCTGGAGGAGGACATGGAGGCTCAGGCTGGAGACGACTGGTCTGAGGAGGAGAAACCCGTCTTTACAGAAGGCCTGAGACGCTCAAAAAGACAA GTGCGGCGAGGCCAGCGCACTGTGCAGACTGAGACCAAGTACATCGAGCTGATGGTGGTAAATGACCATGAACTG TTTGTCCAGCTCCGTCGCTCAACCACTGTGACAAAGAACTTTGCCAAAGCTGTGGTGAACATGGCCGATGCG ATCTACAAGGAGCAGCTCAACACGCGCATCGTCCTGGTGGCCATGGAAACCTGGTCGTCTGAAAACAGGGTCTCCGTGGGCGATGATGCCTTGCTCACCCTGCGCGACTTCATGAAGTACAGGAAGGAGAGCATCAAGGAACGCTGCGACACCGTGCACCTCTTCTC TGGGAGGACGTTCATGAGCAGCCGCAGCGAAGCAGCGTACGTCGGGGGCATCTGTTCTCTTACCAGAGGTGGTGGCATCAATGAG TTTGGTAGTGTGGGCCCCATGGCCATCACATTATGTCAGAGCCTTGGCCAGAACATCGGCATGCTGAGGAACAAGGAGCGACCAGCTGCAg GAGACTGCAGGTGTCCAGACCCCTGGTTGGGCTGCATCATGGAGGATACAGG CTACTACCTGCCCAGGAAGTTCTCTCGTTGCAGTATAGACGAGTACCTTCGTTTCCTACAACAGGGAGGAGGCAGCTGCCTCTTTAACAAGCCCAGCAAG CTGCTAGACCCGCCAGAATGCGGCAATGGATATGTGGAGCTGGGAGAGGAATGTGACTGTGGCTCTCTAGTG GAGTGTGCGCGGAGTGGAGCCAACTGCTGTAAGAAGTGCACTCTTACCCATAATGCCATGTGCAGCAACGGGCTCTGCTGCAGGGACTGCAAG TACGAGCTGAGAGGGGTGACGTGCCGCGATGCTGTGAATGACTGCGACATTGCTGAAACCTGCATGGGAGACTCAAGCCAG TGTCCTCATAATGTCCACAAACTGGATGGCTACATGTGCGATGCTGGCCAG GGTCGTTGTTACGGAGGTCGCTGTAAGACCAGAGATGGCCAGTGCAGGACTCTGTGGGGCTACA ACTCAGCGGACAGATTCTGCTACGAAAAGCTCAACTCTGAGGGCACAGACAAAGGAAACTGTGGTCCGGACTCCAGTGGACAGGGATGGATCCAGTGCAACAAACA AGACGTTCTGTGTGGTTTACTGCTGTGCACCAACCTGACAGCCAAGCCGAGGTTTGGCGAACTGCAGGGAAAAGTCACCAGTTTGACCATCTACCATCAGAACAGATACCTGGACTGCAG AGGTGGTCATGCAGTGCTGGATGATGGCTTGGACCTCGGCTATGTTGAGGACGGGACGCCATGTGGACCAAACATGATGTGTCTGGAGCACCGCTGCCTCCCCATCACCACCTTCAACCTCAGCATCTGCCCGGGCTCCTCGCCCTCACGCATCTGCTCCCACCACGGA ACTTGCAGTAACGAGGTGAAATGTATCTGTGATCCAGACTACACTGGGAAGGACTGTAGTGTGTTTGACCCCATCCCCATCCCTACTCCACCAGAGGGACCAGAGAAATACAGAG AAACATCCGAAGAGGAAG aTCTTCGGGAGTTTGAGCCGTATCTCCCTGCTGTCCTGTCTTCCTTACACTGTGTCCCGTCAGCTCTgaggagacaaaacaaaagatgtCTTCCAGTTGCTCTGCAAATGGTTACGAGCCCTCagacttttcctgtttttcttttctga
- the adam11 gene encoding disintegrin and metalloproteinase domain-containing protein 11 isoform X2, with amino-acid sequence MLAVRCLLFAAVCARCVVTGLREWESLKGRQTPAEEVVQPKRLLQQIHSPEELLHSHLDTRVKNSTAGLQPIHLARSSFLVKAFGTSFILDLELNHNLLSTDYVERHFDEDGQPSQNMGGEHCYYHGRVRGRPGSLVALSTCHGLQGMFSDGNFSYGIEPVGSGEEQNDHIVYRLPDIDFFPRSCPGCSVNSTEPEGQTDGHGEEDGELEEDMEAQAGDDWSEEEKPVFTEGLRRSKRQVRRGQRTVQTETKYIELMVVNDHELFVQLRRSTTVTKNFAKAVVNMADAIYKEQLNTRIVLVAMETWSSENRVSVGDDALLTLRDFMKYRKESIKERCDTVHLFSGRTFMSSRSEAAYVGGICSLTRGGGINEFGSVGPMAITLCQSLGQNIGMLRNKERPAAGDCRCPDPWLGCIMEDTGYYLPRKFSRCSIDEYLRFLQQGGGSCLFNKPSKLLDPPECGNGYVELGEECDCGSLVECARSGANCCKKCTLTHNAMCSNGLCCRDCKYELRGVTCRDAVNDCDIAETCMGDSSQCPHNVHKLDGYMCDAGQGRCYGGRCKTRDGQCRTLWGYNSADRFCYEKLNSEGTDKGNCGPDSSGQGWIQCNKQDVLCGLLLCTNLTAKPRFGELQGKVTSLTIYHQNRYLDCRGGHAVLDDGLDLGYVEDGTPCGPNMMCLEHRCLPITTFNLSICPGSSPSRICSHHGTCSNEVKCICDPDYTGKDCSVFDPIPIPTPPEGPEKYRGPSGTNIIIGSVAGAILVAAIVLGGTGWGFKNIRRGRYDPTFQ; translated from the exons ATGCTCGCTGTGAGATGCCTGCTGTTCGCTGCAGTGTGTGCACGGTGCGTCGTGACAG gtcTGAGGGAATGGGAGAGTCTGAAAGGAAGGCAGACGCCTGCTGAAGAGGTTGTTCAGCCTAAGAGGCTCCTGCAGCAGATCCACTCCCCGGAGGAGCTGCTCCACAGCCACCTGGACACCCgggtcaaaaactccacagcgGGACTGCAG CCCATCCATCTGGCCCGGAGCAGCTTCTTGGTGAAGGCCTTTGGCACATCTTTCATCCTTGACCTGGAACTCAACCA cAATCTCCTGTCTACAGACTATGTGGAGCGTCACTTTGACGAGGACGGGCAGCCGTCCCAGAATATG GGAGGAGAGCACTGCTACTACCATGGACGAGTGCGGGGGCGGCCTGGCTCCTTGGTCGCTCTATCCACCTGCCACGGCCTGCA GGGGATGTTTTCTGACGGGAACTTCTCCTATGGGATTGAACCCGTTGGCAGTGGAGAG GAGCAGAATGACCACATTGTGTATCGTCTGCCTGACATTGACTTCTTCCCACGTTCCTGTCCAG GATGCTCTGTGAACAGCACAGAGCCTGAGGGGCAGACAGATGGCCACGGTGAAGAAGACGGTGAGCTGGAGGAGGACATGGAGGCTCAGGCTGGAGACGACTGGTCTGAGGAGGAGAAACCCGTCTTTACAGAAGGCCTGAGACGCTCAAAAAGACAA GTGCGGCGAGGCCAGCGCACTGTGCAGACTGAGACCAAGTACATCGAGCTGATGGTGGTAAATGACCATGAACTG TTTGTCCAGCTCCGTCGCTCAACCACTGTGACAAAGAACTTTGCCAAAGCTGTGGTGAACATGGCCGATGCG ATCTACAAGGAGCAGCTCAACACGCGCATCGTCCTGGTGGCCATGGAAACCTGGTCGTCTGAAAACAGGGTCTCCGTGGGCGATGATGCCTTGCTCACCCTGCGCGACTTCATGAAGTACAGGAAGGAGAGCATCAAGGAACGCTGCGACACCGTGCACCTCTTCTC TGGGAGGACGTTCATGAGCAGCCGCAGCGAAGCAGCGTACGTCGGGGGCATCTGTTCTCTTACCAGAGGTGGTGGCATCAATGAG TTTGGTAGTGTGGGCCCCATGGCCATCACATTATGTCAGAGCCTTGGCCAGAACATCGGCATGCTGAGGAACAAGGAGCGACCAGCTGCAg GAGACTGCAGGTGTCCAGACCCCTGGTTGGGCTGCATCATGGAGGATACAGG CTACTACCTGCCCAGGAAGTTCTCTCGTTGCAGTATAGACGAGTACCTTCGTTTCCTACAACAGGGAGGAGGCAGCTGCCTCTTTAACAAGCCCAGCAAG CTGCTAGACCCGCCAGAATGCGGCAATGGATATGTGGAGCTGGGAGAGGAATGTGACTGTGGCTCTCTAGTG GAGTGTGCGCGGAGTGGAGCCAACTGCTGTAAGAAGTGCACTCTTACCCATAATGCCATGTGCAGCAACGGGCTCTGCTGCAGGGACTGCAAG TACGAGCTGAGAGGGGTGACGTGCCGCGATGCTGTGAATGACTGCGACATTGCTGAAACCTGCATGGGAGACTCAAGCCAG TGTCCTCATAATGTCCACAAACTGGATGGCTACATGTGCGATGCTGGCCAG GGTCGTTGTTACGGAGGTCGCTGTAAGACCAGAGATGGCCAGTGCAGGACTCTGTGGGGCTACA ACTCAGCGGACAGATTCTGCTACGAAAAGCTCAACTCTGAGGGCACAGACAAAGGAAACTGTGGTCCGGACTCCAGTGGACAGGGATGGATCCAGTGCAACAAACA AGACGTTCTGTGTGGTTTACTGCTGTGCACCAACCTGACAGCCAAGCCGAGGTTTGGCGAACTGCAGGGAAAAGTCACCAGTTTGACCATCTACCATCAGAACAGATACCTGGACTGCAG AGGTGGTCATGCAGTGCTGGATGATGGCTTGGACCTCGGCTATGTTGAGGACGGGACGCCATGTGGACCAAACATGATGTGTCTGGAGCACCGCTGCCTCCCCATCACCACCTTCAACCTCAGCATCTGCCCGGGCTCCTCGCCCTCACGCATCTGCTCCCACCACGGA ACTTGCAGTAACGAGGTGAAATGTATCTGTGATCCAGACTACACTGGGAAGGACTGTAGTGTGTTTGACCCCATCCCCATCCCTACTCCACCAGAGGGACCAGAGAAATACAGAG GTCCCAGTGGTACCAATATCATAATAGGTTCGGTTGCTGGTGCAATTCTGGTGGCAGCGATAGTCCTGGGGGGAACTGGCTGGGGATTTAA AAACATCCGAAGAGGAAGGTACGATCCCACCTTTCAGTGA